The DNA window TGGACGACGCTTTCGTCTCTGCCCCTCGGATGGATTGTCGGGGGGGCGGCCGGTAGCCTCCTCCTTGTCGGCGGCCTTGCTGTCCTCCTGCAATACAGCCTCTCCGACGAACACTCGGCCCTTGCCCAGTTCTGGGCAAATCGCGTAAAACCGGCCCTCCTTTCGTTCAAAGGAGGCATGTGGACCCTGATCACCTCCTCCCGACGCGGCGCCATTCTCGTATCCACCGTCGGCATGTGGACAGGATATCTGCTGATGGCCTACATTCCCTTCCGCATGCTTGACCTTGCGGCCCCGTACGGCATTGGGCTCGTGGACGCGTGGTGTCTCATGGCGATCGGCGCACTCGGGCTGCTCGTGCCAACCCCCGGCGGCATCGGCTCCTACCACTACATCACGACAGTGGCCCTCGTCCATCTCTACGGCGTGCCGGAAGCCTCGGCGTTCACCTACGCGGTGCTTGCCCACGCCGCCCAGTTCGTCTTCTACATCATGACCGGCGGCCTCGCCCTCCTCTATCAGGGCATGGGTCTAGCGGTCCTTTCTCCTGACCACCCCGACTCGTCGGCCGTGGAACCCTCACAGGCCTGAACCGACTGGAAGTGTCTTTCCTTCTACGGAGGCTTCGGACGTGTCCTTTCCCTCCGTCAGCCCCTGGTGACTTTGTCCCGGGTACTGTCCTTCGTCTTCCGTCCCTCCGCTCTCCTTCACAGGGGAGACCGATACATATTGCCCCCGCCATTACGTTTTGCCGCTCCTTGTTCGCCCCCTCCTCCCCGATGTGGCCGCCCTATCGACTGAGGTGCCGCCCCTCTCTTCCGGTGCATTTTTTGTGACCCGAGGGCCTGTCTAGAACGCGTGGAGACGGTCCACCTGGACGAGCGGTCCTCCGCACAACTTGTGAGGCCGATCTTAGCGGAAACGGACGGCAATCCCACAACTCGGTTCCCTACGTGCAATCCTTACCGACTCGCCATGGCTCAACCTCGTCAATCCAGATCCCAATCTTCTAGCACCGGCTCGAACGCCGATATACTCAGTATTAATGACGCAATCGATCGACTCCTGGACATCGATGGAGCCATCGGCGCCGCCATCGTGGACTACGAATCCGGCATGACCCTCGGCACAGGCGGAGGGCGAGACCTGGATATGGAGCTGGCCGGTGCGGGCAACACAGAAGTCGTTCGGTCAAAGAAGAACATTCTTGAAGACCTCGGGGTCAACGATCGCATCCAGGACCTCTTGATTTCGCTGGAGGCCCAGTATCATCTGATCCGGATGTGCGAACGACACGACGACATCTTTATCTACGTCGTGATTGACCGAAACCGAGGCAACTTGGGCCTCGCTCGCCGCATGATCGACCAGATCGACAAGAAGCTCGAACTAGAGTAGAGAGGGTCCGGCACGCGCTGCTCGAACCTCGCTTCTCCGGGTGGATCTGCTCTTTTTTCGTTTCGCATCCACGCTCTCGCCTGTCTGCCTCCGCGGCGGACGGGCGTTTTTTTGGCTATATCAACTCTTCGGTAACGCGGGAACGGTAGGGGGAACAGATCCCAACCTATGCATCTTTCACCTCACATGAAGAGGGCATTAACCCCTAGGCGTCTCTGGGGATTTGTTGACACCGATCGCCCTCCACCGCCCCTCCCGCCAGGCCTTTTCTGTCTGCACTGCCCTTCGCATGCCCCCGTCCAACTCCATTCTGTCGGTCGTTCAAGAGGAGGAGCGTCTACATGCCCTGCGCCGGTACGACATTCTCGATACGGATCCGGAGCCGGCTTTCGACCGAATTGCGACGCTTGCCGCCCACATCTTCGATGCTCCTATTGCCCTGATCAACTTCATCGACCGTGACCGGCAATGGTTCAAGGCCACGGTGGGCTTGGACAAAGAGGGATCGGGCCTGGGCGTGTCCATCTGCGCCCATACGATTGAAGCCCAATCGCGGATGGTTGTTGAAGACCTGACGGCCGACCCGCGGTTTGCGGATAACCCGTACGTGACCGATATCGGCCTGGAATTTTACGCCGGGGCCCCCCTCATCACGCCGGACGGGCATCCCCTCGGAACGCTTTGTGTCCTCGACTTCCACCCCCGCACCCCGTCGGACGCAGTGGTGGAGCGCCTGTCGGACCTGGCCTCCATGGTGATTGATGAGTTGGAGCTTCGCCGGGAAAATGTCCAGCGCAAGGAGACGGAGGCCGCCCTCCGTCGGAGCCAGCAAAAGTACAAAAGCTTGTTTGAAGGGGCCGGCGATGCCATCCTTGTCTATGCCCTCGACGGCCAAATTACGGACGCGAACCCCCAGGCCGCCGCCCTATTCGGATGGGACCCAAGCGCCCCGGACGACCTGCACCTCTCTGACCTGTACCCGTCCGATCGCCAGGACGTGTACCGTCAGATGATGTCCCGTCTGCAAACGGGCGCCGATTACGAAGTCATCACAGAGCTTACCAACGCAGACGGCGAACGGTTTTGGGGCCAACTCTCGGCAACCCCTGTGAGGGTGGACCAGGAGACCATTGTGCGCTGCCGCATTTGGGACGTGACGGCCCAACGGCGCGCGGAACGGCTTCAGAAAACCCAGTCCGCCCTCTTTCAACGCATGGCAGAAGGCGAATCGCTGCACGCAGTCCTCGACCACGTGGCCCGCTTTGCCGAGCAGGAGCTTCCGGACATGTTCGTATCAATTTTGGGGCTCGACGGCAATCGGCTTCAACATCAGGTCGCTCCCAGTTTGCCAGAGGCCTTTGTGCAGGAGATCGACGGTACCGAAATTGGGACGCACGTGGGCAGTTGTGGCACAGCCGCGCTCAAAAACCGCGTAATCGTCACCGAAGACATTCAGACGGATGAGCGCTGGAGGGATTTTCGCCCTTCAGCCGAGCGTGCCGGCCTCCGCTCCTGCTGGTCTCATCCCATTCGGGATACTGAGGGGCACGTGCTTGGCACCTTTGCTCTCTATGCTCACGAGCCCCATCGTCCCTCGTCCGAAGAGCGGACACTCGTCGAACGGTTGGCCTTCATCGCGAGCGTGGCCCTTGAACGCGAGCAGGCCCAGGCCGAGCTTCGCCGCAGCCGAACGCTCCTCGAACAGACGGAACGAACAGCCCAGGTGGGCGGCTGGGAATACGATGTTGAGGAAGACACGCTGCTCTGGACGACGGAGACCTACCGTATCCACGGGCTGTCCCCGAACGAAGAGGTCGACGTGTCCGAGGCATTTTCGTTTTATCATCCGGAAGACCGTTCGGTTATTCAATCGCACGTGGAGCACCTCCTCGAGGAGGGGGGGAAATACGACCTGGAGCTGCGGATTCAGACTGCCGACGGAGAGATGCGATGGGTACGCACACTCGGAAAGGCCCTCTCGGAAGCGGGCACAACGACCCGCCTTATCGGGGCGATTCAGGATATTACCGACCGAAAAGAAAAAGAACAGGCCCTACGGGAGGAGCGAGACCGATTCGCGAC is part of the Salinibacter sp. 10B genome and encodes:
- a CDS encoding lysylphosphatidylglycerol synthase transmembrane domain-containing protein — translated: MTSSLRRRLLQLGSFVLAGGLLALALYGMDVEEMWTAFRQADWRWLVPLVLLVLGSNLFRAWRWQVLIDALPTTPDLTALDGGDPTTSNTLEASFSSIMIGYMVNYVAPRMGEVARTANMAARSDYRFSSLFGTVVSERIFDTAVLGAALLSAIALLFDRLSVLREQFLGPAWTTLSSLPLGWIVGGAAGSLLLVGGLAVLLQYSLSDEHSALAQFWANRVKPALLSFKGGMWTLITSSRRGAILVSTVGMWTGYLLMAYIPFRMLDLAAPYGIGLVDAWCLMAIGALGLLVPTPGGIGSYHYITTVALVHLYGVPEASAFTYAVLAHAAQFVFYIMTGGLALLYQGMGLAVLSPDHPDSSAVEPSQA
- a CDS encoding PAS domain S-box protein, with protein sequence MPPSNSILSVVQEEERLHALRRYDILDTDPEPAFDRIATLAAHIFDAPIALINFIDRDRQWFKATVGLDKEGSGLGVSICAHTIEAQSRMVVEDLTADPRFADNPYVTDIGLEFYAGAPLITPDGHPLGTLCVLDFHPRTPSDAVVERLSDLASMVIDELELRRENVQRKETEAALRRSQQKYKSLFEGAGDAILVYALDGQITDANPQAAALFGWDPSAPDDLHLSDLYPSDRQDVYRQMMSRLQTGADYEVITELTNADGERFWGQLSATPVRVDQETIVRCRIWDVTAQRRAERLQKTQSALFQRMAEGESLHAVLDHVARFAEQELPDMFVSILGLDGNRLQHQVAPSLPEAFVQEIDGTEIGTHVGSCGTAALKNRVIVTEDIQTDERWRDFRPSAERAGLRSCWSHPIRDTEGHVLGTFALYAHEPHRPSSEERTLVERLAFIASVALEREQAQAELRRSRTLLEQTERTAQVGGWEYDVEEDTLLWTTETYRIHGLSPNEEVDVSEAFSFYHPEDRSVIQSHVEHLLEEGGKYDLELRIQTADGEMRWVRTLGKALSEAGTTTRLIGAIQDITDRKEKEQALREERDRFATLFQNLPTPVVHGISRDDEFIVWAVNEAFESVFGYDAEAVTGNDLHALIVPDDQKAQAADLGKQALDQRSVQAEVQRRTTSGLRDFEVRLTSREQGNGGSETYAIYTDITRRKERQRQLRLLEAAIEHSRLPVLITEAEPLDEPGPQLVYVNPAFTEITGYDTEEVMGQSPRLLQGPETSREVLDRIRAALEADEPIREVVRNYRKDGEPFWNDLFIAPVRDDSGTVTHYVSIQDDVTDRIHDREELKKAKDAAEEADRIKSALLSNMNHEFRTPLTSIISFSEVIRDKPELADDFANRILGGGRRLLHTLNTVMDYAELEGDHVSSTPTLFNLGDVATSALETFRNHAERKGLALEVREPDGPVTAELDRHFVERILTHLVSNAVKFTEAGSVTITLRSNDDHVTLHVKDTGIGMDPDLVPRLFDEFAQASSGYDRTHEGNGLGLTIVRRIVERMDGSIDVDTALGEGTCVSIRLSTNNHNASSSPEALPDRREDH